Proteins from a single region of Pseudopedobacter saltans DSM 12145:
- a CDS encoding S41 family peptidase, translated as MRHRLQLQSLIGICLLFSIISCKKNKIDPDKPTETASRAELTKDSIFLYAKEVYLWNTALPTYSVFNPRSFTQNRDEFANYEAELLKITRYTSNENWYSSRGILYDEPKYSYIEEAQDGGVIANIGGEKSYVELDGYGNDIGLGLAYISRTQYDNSYDIYVKYVSPGSPAALKNIKRGSIITKVNGISYGSNFDAEIDRFLDAIDGSSVTLTLYPPSSSVSKEITLGKTRYKSSPIFKDTVYVRNTDNIGYLAYARFSEKIDSEPALDAVFQRFASANVNKIIVDLRYNGGGYVSSAEKLINLIIPQIYNGKLLFTEKYNETMRTGKATILKNQFYTDERGVKQSYFGRYDNITSYANKSASNYLANVQKVVFIVSGSTASASELTINSLKPYMDIKLVGSKTYGKPVGFFPIRIDKYDVYYSMFESFNSNNEGGYYSGINVDYAIQDPFTKELGDPTETNIAVAITYLMNGVFPPAVQSKAAAERNILSSPRVFYNDGFKGMIERPERVLTK; from the coding sequence AACTAAAGACTCTATATTTTTATATGCAAAAGAAGTTTATCTGTGGAATACGGCATTACCTACCTATTCGGTCTTTAATCCCAGGTCTTTTACACAGAACCGAGATGAGTTTGCCAACTACGAGGCTGAGCTGTTAAAAATTACAAGATACACTTCGAATGAAAATTGGTATAGCAGTAGAGGGATTTTATATGACGAACCTAAGTACTCCTATATAGAAGAAGCCCAGGATGGGGGAGTAATAGCGAATATTGGCGGAGAAAAATCTTATGTTGAATTAGATGGTTACGGAAATGATATCGGTTTGGGGCTGGCATATATATCACGGACACAATATGACAATAGTTATGACATATATGTAAAATATGTAAGTCCGGGTTCACCAGCGGCTTTAAAAAATATAAAACGGGGGTCGATCATAACGAAGGTAAATGGCATATCTTATGGATCTAATTTTGATGCTGAAATAGACCGATTTTTAGATGCCATTGACGGATCGTCAGTTACTTTAACTTTATATCCTCCATCATCATCTGTGAGCAAAGAAATTACCTTAGGTAAAACGAGGTACAAAAGTTCACCAATATTTAAGGATACTGTTTATGTAAGAAATACAGATAATATTGGTTATCTGGCTTATGCCCGTTTTTCCGAGAAAATTGATTCTGAACCAGCTCTGGATGCAGTTTTTCAACGTTTTGCTTCTGCGAATGTCAATAAGATTATTGTTGATTTAAGATATAACGGAGGCGGTTATGTATCTTCAGCAGAGAAGCTGATCAATCTTATTATTCCACAGATATACAACGGAAAACTGCTTTTTACGGAAAAATACAACGAGACCATGCGTACCGGAAAGGCAACTATTTTGAAAAACCAGTTTTATACGGATGAAAGAGGAGTGAAGCAATCTTATTTTGGGAGATATGATAATATTACGTCATATGCTAATAAAAGCGCTTCGAATTATTTAGCTAATGTACAAAAGGTAGTTTTCATTGTTAGTGGTAGTACAGCTTCTGCGAGTGAATTGACCATAAATTCACTAAAGCCATATATGGATATAAAACTGGTGGGAAGCAAAACTTATGGCAAGCCAGTTGGCTTCTTTCCCATTAGAATTGATAAATATGATGTCTATTATTCAATGTTTGAGTCTTTTAATTCCAATAATGAAGGTGGTTATTATAGCGGAATAAATGTAGATTATGCGATACAAGACCCTTTTACCAAAGAACTGGGAGATCCTACAGAAACTAATATTGCCGTTGCAATAACATATTTAATGAATGGTGTTTTTCCACCAGCTGTCCAAAGCAAAGCAGCGGCGGAGAGAAATATCTTAAGCAGTCCAAGAGTTTTTTATAATGATGGGTTTAAAGGTATGATAGAGCGTCCCGAACGTGTTTTGACCAAATAA
- a CDS encoding FMN-binding glutamate synthase family protein produces the protein MRNGFIWSSAFIILLIFVVSFFAPGILWSYVIILPLVILGIQDIIQRKHAIRRNFPLFGRLRYILEGMGPKVYQYFVENDTDGRPFNRIHRNVIYQRAKKELDTTPFGTQLNVYDDNYEWLNHSINALDFSKINENPRVSIGGPDCLQPYESSIFNISAMSYGSLSSNAILALNQGAKIGGFAHNTGEGGVSDYHLDGGGDIIWQLGTGYFGCRAADGNFDPVRFEERVAHPNIKMIEVKLSQGAKPGHGGMLPGSKVTAEIARIRGVEIGKDVDSPPYHKAFSTPLELVGFIKRLRDLSNGKPVGFKLCVGHKNEFVSICKAMIETKIYPDFITVDGGEGGTGAAPLEFSNSVGMPLRDALAFVYDTLTGFDLKKHIKIIASGRVVTGFDLVKNFALGADLCNSARGMMIALGCIQALECNSNTCPTGVATQDPNLSRGLVVAEKNKRVANFHKETVKSACELMAAAGVAHPSKMHRVHIHRRVSPNHIETYVESYPYIAKGSLLAKPYPESYEILMNISRTETFKPDFSEFDLDKYQWARKPKVADI, from the coding sequence ATGAGGAATGGATTTATATGGTCGTCAGCATTTATCATATTATTGATTTTTGTTGTCAGTTTTTTTGCTCCCGGAATACTTTGGAGCTATGTCATCATTCTTCCTTTGGTTATTCTTGGTATACAAGACATCATTCAGAGGAAACATGCCATTCGCAGAAACTTTCCTTTATTTGGCAGACTTCGTTATATACTTGAAGGTATGGGACCAAAAGTCTATCAATACTTCGTGGAAAACGATACTGATGGTCGCCCATTCAACCGTATACATAGAAATGTTATTTATCAAAGAGCAAAAAAGGAATTAGATACAACGCCGTTCGGTACGCAGCTTAATGTCTATGATGATAATTATGAATGGTTAAACCATAGCATTAATGCGCTGGATTTTTCAAAAATAAACGAAAACCCAAGAGTATCGATAGGCGGTCCGGATTGCCTTCAACCTTACGAATCAAGCATCTTCAATATATCCGCCATGAGTTACGGATCATTGAGTTCAAATGCTATTTTAGCTTTAAATCAGGGAGCTAAAATTGGTGGCTTTGCACATAATACAGGTGAAGGCGGTGTAAGTGATTATCATTTAGACGGTGGTGGCGATATTATATGGCAATTAGGTACTGGGTATTTTGGTTGTAGGGCTGCAGACGGAAATTTTGATCCGGTTCGTTTTGAAGAACGTGTAGCCCATCCTAATATTAAAATGATCGAAGTAAAACTCTCACAAGGAGCAAAACCAGGCCATGGTGGTATGCTTCCGGGATCAAAAGTAACAGCCGAAATTGCAAGAATACGTGGTGTAGAAATTGGAAAAGATGTAGACTCTCCACCATACCATAAAGCATTCTCTACACCTTTGGAATTAGTTGGCTTCATAAAACGATTAAGAGATCTTTCTAATGGGAAACCTGTTGGTTTTAAACTTTGCGTGGGACATAAAAATGAATTTGTGTCCATTTGTAAAGCTATGATAGAGACTAAAATTTATCCTGACTTTATTACCGTAGATGGCGGCGAAGGTGGAACGGGTGCTGCACCATTGGAATTTTCTAATTCAGTTGGTATGCCACTGCGTGATGCTCTGGCTTTTGTTTATGACACACTTACGGGATTCGATCTTAAAAAACATATTAAGATAATTGCTTCGGGAAGAGTCGTCACAGGGTTTGATTTAGTTAAAAACTTCGCTTTGGGTGCCGATTTATGTAACAGTGCCAGAGGAATGATGATCGCTTTAGGATGTATTCAGGCGCTGGAATGTAATTCAAACACTTGCCCTACCGGAGTGGCAACACAAGATCCTAATCTTTCGAGAGGACTGGTTGTAGCAGAAAAGAACAAAAGAGTAGCAAACTTCCATAAAGAAACGGTTAAGAGTGCATGCGAATTAATGGCAGCAGCAGGAGTAGCACATCCAAGTAAAATGCATCGTGTGCATATACATAGACGCGTGTCGCCAAATCATATAGAAACTTATGTGGAAAGTTACCCTTATATAGCCAAAGGTTCTCTTTTAGCTAAACCGTATCCCGAATCTTATGAAATTTTGATGAACATTAGCCGAACTGAAACTTTTAAACCTGACTTCTCTGAATTCGACTTAGATAAATATCAATGGGCAAGAAAACCCAAGGTTGCCGATATATAA
- a CDS encoding NifU family protein: protein MNITVYTESTPNPNTMKFIVNKLLINGSVDYPTRESATESRFASELYKFSFVNGVFFASNFVTITKSEDAEWADIEPILKEFVKGAVESEYAVQSKKEEEFVDFEGSEVEIKIQQILHDYVKPAVEQDGGAIAYKSFEDGVVTVELRGSCSGCPSSTITLKSGIQSLLQRMVPEVKEVVSEAL from the coding sequence ATGAATATAACAGTATATACCGAATCGACACCAAACCCAAATACAATGAAATTCATTGTAAACAAATTGTTGATCAATGGAAGTGTTGATTACCCTACCAGAGAAAGTGCAACTGAATCCAGGTTTGCATCTGAGCTTTATAAATTCAGTTTTGTAAATGGAGTATTCTTTGCAAGTAACTTTGTCACCATAACAAAGTCTGAAGATGCAGAATGGGCTGATATCGAACCTATATTAAAGGAATTTGTAAAAGGCGCGGTAGAATCTGAATATGCTGTGCAATCTAAAAAAGAAGAAGAGTTTGTCGATTTTGAAGGTTCTGAGGTAGAAATAAAAATTCAGCAAATCTTACATGACTATGTAAAACCAGCTGTAGAACAAGACGGCGGTGCTATTGCATACAAATCTTTCGAAGATGGGGTTGTTACTGTAGAATTAAGAGGTTCTTGCAGCGGTTGTCCTTCTTCTACAATTACCTTGAAATCAGGAATTCAAAGCTTATTGCAAAGAATGGTTCCAGAAGTAAAAGAAGTGGTTTCAGAAGCGCTTTAA